The following proteins come from a genomic window of Lolium rigidum isolate FL_2022 chromosome 5, APGP_CSIRO_Lrig_0.1, whole genome shotgun sequence:
- the LOC124658074 gene encoding WRKY transcription factor WRKY62-like yields MDNGDGSSPADGAGLLPLFARSVQAEGLEEKLRRVQDENRRLAGTLGALLADHPHLRTLAKSPATAIAATTPSSSAANAAREEAVGVKVEVRSKIRTVSSRAEPSDSDANLIVDDGYQWRKYGQKVTRDNPYPRGYFRCAFAPSCPVKKKVQRNAEDTSMLVATYEGEHNHAQSLAGESRGNESVGKVGSLPCSIFLNSSGQTITLDPVNQGSWSTVQPVSRKVLMPNFQKLLVDEMVNSLKNDTEFMHALINAVAKKMVENIPNYFS; encoded by the exons ATGGACAATGGCGACGGCTCATCTCCGGCCGACGGCGCCGGGCTTCTCCCGCTCTTCGCCCGCTCTGTGCAG GCCGAGGGTCTCGAGGAGAAGCTGAGGCGGGTGCAGGATGAGAACCGGCGGCTCGCCGGCACGCTCGGCGCCTTGCTCGCCGATCACCCCCACCTACGTACTCTCGCCAAGTCGCCGGCGACAGCCATTGCCGCGACGACGCCGAGCAGCTCCGCGGCCAATGCAGCGAGAGAGGAGGCCGTCGGCGTGAAGGTGGAGGTTCGGTCGAAGATCAGGACCGTCTCCTCGCGGGCTGAGCCGTCTGACTCCGACGCCAACCTC ATCGTGGACGACGGGTACCAGTGGAGGAAGTACGGGCAGAAGGTGACGCGCGACAACCCGTACCCCAGAGGCTACTTTCGATGCGCATTTGCTCCATCTTGCCCGGTCAAGAAGAAG GTGCAGAGAAATGCCGAGGACACGTCAATGCTGGTTGCGACCTACGAGGGAGAGCACAACCATGCTCAATCCTTGGCTGGAGAATCCAGAGGCAAtgagtccgttggcaaggttgggTCCCTACCATGCTCGATCTTCCTCAACTCGTCGGGGCAGACGATCACGCTTGATCCGGTAAATCAAGGGTCGTGGTCGACCGTGCAGCCTGTCTCGAGGAAGGTTTTAATGCCAAATTTTCAGAAGCTCCTAGTGGATGAGATGGTGAATTCACTTAAGAATGACACGGAGTTCATGCATGCTCTGATTAATGCAGTGGCTAAGAAAATGGTCGAGAATATTCCAAACTATTTTAGTTAA